The following coding sequences are from one Pirellulales bacterium window:
- a CDS encoding sugar phosphate isomerase/epimerase family protein translates to MKFGMNLLLWTDNLTEEHRPVVEKLKRMGYDGIEAPVFDLNPDKFAAIGLWLDDMGLARTAVTCRGVDDNPASGDAKIRAAGVANNKLALECCQAAGMTIMAGPCHSALGYVSGAGPTSDEWKWAVDSMRQVAEHAEACGVTLAVEYLNRFECYLLNSAADTVRFVKEVDHPRCRMMYDTFHANIEEKDPIEAIRVCAPQTVHVHISENDRGTPGEGNIPWAQTFDMLHEVGYDGWLMIEAFGMALPALAAATKIWRRMFKTEEQLAQDGLNFMKSEWKKRAAATV, encoded by the coding sequence ATGAAGTTTGGGATGAACCTGCTGTTGTGGACCGATAATCTCACCGAGGAGCATCGGCCGGTCGTCGAGAAGCTGAAGCGGATGGGCTACGACGGCATCGAGGCGCCGGTCTTCGACCTGAATCCCGACAAGTTCGCCGCGATCGGATTATGGCTCGACGATATGGGGCTCGCGCGCACTGCCGTGACGTGTCGCGGCGTGGACGACAATCCTGCTTCGGGCGACGCCAAGATCCGCGCCGCCGGCGTGGCCAACAACAAGCTCGCTTTGGAATGCTGCCAGGCAGCCGGCATGACCATCATGGCCGGACCGTGTCATTCGGCGCTGGGATATGTCTCGGGCGCGGGTCCCACGAGCGACGAGTGGAAGTGGGCCGTCGATAGCATGCGGCAAGTGGCCGAGCATGCCGAGGCGTGCGGCGTCACGCTGGCGGTCGAATACTTGAACCGCTTCGAGTGCTATTTGCTCAATAGCGCCGCCGACACCGTGCGCTTCGTCAAGGAGGTCGATCATCCGCGCTGCCGCATGATGTACGACACGTTTCATGCCAATATCGAAGAAAAGGATCCGATCGAGGCCATCCGAGTTTGCGCGCCGCAGACGGTCCACGTACACATTTCGGAAAACGACCGCGGCACGCCGGGCGAAGGGAACATTCCCTGGGCCCAGACGTTCGACATGCTGCACGAGGTGGGCTACGACGGCTGGCTGATGATCGAGGCCTTTGGCATGGCGCTGCCGGCCTTGGCCGCCGCGACCAAGATCTGGCGCCGCATGTTCAAGACGGAAGAACAACTCGCGCAAGACGGGCTGAACTTCATGAAGAGCGAGTGGAAGAAACGCGCCGCGGCAACGGTGTGA